A DNA window from Hydrogenophaga taeniospiralis contains the following coding sequences:
- the msbA gene encoding lipid A export permease/ATP-binding protein MsbA, translated as MTPSIPTRSLPAETIRQRLKRLWPYFRSARAGIALAAMGTLLGAATEPMIPALLKTLLDRGFAEGNIALWMVPVALMGLFGIRGMAGFVAQYALSYTASLGLLNLRRAMFVKLNHAQMTLFARQSASKLSNTLVYEVQTGSTMLVSALLTLTKDSLTLLALMGYLMYLNWKLTLIVLLLFPGLVLIMRVLSRRLYKLTKSSQDATDELAYVVEENALAHRVVRLHGAQQRQTHRFDGLSVALRRLALKSTIAQAAMTPLTQLLAAAALSAVIAVALWQSSSSGVTVGNFVAFVTAMLMLIAPIRHLAEIAGPITRGLAALERGLDLIDHTPEQTSGTHTATHAQGDISLRQVWVRYPAKDGATPNEADDASRTALRGIDLHIRPGEVLALVGPSGSGKTTLANLLPRFVEVERGEVLLDGVALPDWDLRSLRRQFAMVSQDVVMLNDTLAANVALGAADDEIDEARVRAALDSANLGDLVERLPRGVHSTVGHNAAELSGGQRQRLAIARAIYKDAPVLILDEATSALDNESERLVQDALARLMKGRTTLVIAHRLSTIEHADRVVVLANGQIMEQGTHRELLHADGLYARLHAQGFKPEVEQE; from the coding sequence TTGACCCCATCGATTCCCACGCGCTCCCTGCCGGCAGAGACGATCCGGCAACGCCTGAAGCGGCTGTGGCCGTATTTCCGCTCCGCCCGCGCCGGCATCGCGCTCGCTGCCATGGGAACCCTGCTGGGCGCGGCCACCGAACCCATGATTCCAGCGCTGCTCAAGACGCTGCTGGACCGGGGTTTCGCCGAAGGCAACATCGCCTTGTGGATGGTGCCCGTGGCCCTCATGGGGCTGTTCGGCATCCGGGGCATGGCCGGTTTCGTGGCGCAGTACGCGCTGTCCTACACCGCCAGCCTGGGCCTGCTGAATCTGCGCCGGGCCATGTTCGTCAAGCTCAACCATGCGCAGATGACGCTGTTTGCCCGCCAGAGCGCGAGCAAGCTTTCCAACACCCTGGTCTACGAGGTCCAGACGGGCTCCACCATGCTGGTGTCGGCGCTGCTCACGCTCACCAAGGACAGCCTGACCCTGCTGGCCCTGATGGGCTATCTGATGTACCTGAACTGGAAGCTCACCCTGATCGTGCTGCTGCTGTTTCCAGGCTTGGTCCTGATCATGCGCGTGCTCTCGCGCCGCCTCTACAAGCTCACCAAGTCGAGCCAGGACGCCACCGATGAACTGGCCTATGTGGTCGAGGAAAACGCGCTGGCCCACCGCGTGGTGCGGCTTCATGGTGCGCAGCAGCGCCAGACCCACCGCTTCGATGGCCTGAGCGTGGCGCTGCGGCGGCTGGCCCTGAAATCCACCATCGCTCAGGCCGCCATGACGCCGCTCACGCAGCTGCTGGCGGCTGCCGCGCTGTCGGCGGTGATCGCGGTCGCGCTGTGGCAGAGCAGCAGCAGCGGGGTGACGGTGGGCAACTTCGTCGCCTTCGTCACCGCCATGCTGATGCTGATCGCGCCGATCCGCCACCTGGCTGAGATCGCCGGCCCCATCACGCGCGGCCTGGCCGCGCTGGAGCGCGGCCTGGACCTGATCGACCACACACCGGAGCAAACCAGCGGCACCCACACCGCCACGCACGCACAGGGCGATATTTCGCTCCGGCAGGTGTGGGTGCGCTACCCGGCCAAGGACGGAGCGACTCCGAACGAGGCCGACGATGCCAGCCGCACCGCGTTGCGGGGCATCGATCTGCACATCCGCCCCGGTGAAGTGCTGGCATTGGTGGGCCCCTCGGGATCGGGCAAGACCACCCTGGCCAACCTGTTGCCCCGCTTCGTGGAAGTCGAGCGTGGCGAGGTGCTGCTCGATGGCGTGGCGCTGCCCGACTGGGACCTGCGCAGCCTGCGCCGCCAGTTCGCCATGGTCAGCCAGGACGTGGTGATGCTCAACGACACGCTGGCGGCCAATGTGGCGCTGGGTGCCGCGGACGACGAGATCGACGAGGCCCGCGTGCGCGCCGCGCTCGACTCGGCCAACCTGGGCGATCTGGTCGAGCGACTGCCGAGAGGGGTGCACAGCACGGTGGGCCACAACGCCGCCGAACTCTCCGGCGGCCAACGCCAGCGGCTGGCGATCGCGCGGGCGATCTACAAGGATGCGCCGGTCCTGATCCTGGACGAGGCCACGTCTGCGCTGGACAACGAATCCGAACGGCTGGTGCAGGACGCGCTGGCCCGCCTCATGAAGGGCCGCACCACGCTGGTGATCGCGCACCGCCTGTCCACCATCGAACACGCCGACCGCGTGGTGGTGCTGGCCAACGGACAGATCATGGAACAGGGCACGCACCGTGAGCTGTTGCATGCCGACGGCCTGTATGCCCGGTTGCATGCGCAGGGCTTCAAACCGGAAGTCGAACAGGAA
- the tolB gene encoding Tol-Pal system beta propeller repeat protein TolB, translated as MLSGAAALPLMAMPWQAAQAQFRVEVSGAGMTQIPFSAVSFRENAQIDQDMAAIVRADLERSGQFRFVEPVAARLDETSRPDLTPWRSKGADSLLTGSVTRLADGRYDVRFRLWDVVRGQDLGGLSYPVATQDLRLAAHRIADYIYEKLTGEKGVFSTRIAYVTKAGTRHSLWVADADGENARAALTSAEPIISPSWAPGGAQLAYVSFESRKPVIYSHDVATARRRLLANFRGSNSAPSWSPDGRQLVATLSISGNAQIYAMESDGGEPRRLSQSSSIDTEPVFSADGRTIFFVSDRGGSPQIYKMGAQGGNPQRVTFTGNYNISPSPSPDGRWLAFVSRVGGAFRLHVMELANGNVTAVTDTSADESPSFAPNSRMIIYATRDKGQEALMTTTVDGRIKTRLAGARGDIREPEWGPFTR; from the coding sequence ATGCTCAGCGGCGCCGCAGCCCTCCCTCTGATGGCGATGCCTTGGCAGGCAGCCCAGGCCCAGTTCCGCGTCGAAGTGTCCGGCGCGGGCATGACGCAGATACCGTTCTCTGCCGTCAGCTTTCGAGAGAATGCGCAGATCGATCAGGACATGGCCGCCATCGTGCGCGCCGATCTCGAGCGCAGCGGGCAGTTCCGTTTTGTCGAACCCGTGGCCGCACGGCTGGACGAAACCTCCCGGCCGGACCTCACGCCCTGGCGCAGCAAAGGGGCCGACTCCCTGCTCACCGGCAGCGTGACGCGCCTGGCCGATGGCCGCTACGACGTGCGGTTCCGCCTGTGGGACGTGGTTCGTGGGCAAGACCTCGGCGGGTTGAGCTACCCCGTGGCCACACAAGATCTGCGCCTCGCGGCCCACCGCATTGCCGACTACATCTACGAAAAACTCACCGGCGAAAAGGGTGTCTTCTCGACCCGCATCGCTTATGTGACCAAGGCCGGCACGCGCCACAGCCTGTGGGTGGCCGATGCCGATGGCGAAAATGCGCGGGCCGCGCTGACCAGCGCGGAACCCATCATTTCCCCCAGCTGGGCACCCGGCGGGGCGCAGTTGGCCTACGTGTCGTTCGAGTCACGCAAGCCGGTGATCTATTCGCACGACGTGGCCACGGCCAGGCGCCGGCTGCTCGCCAACTTCCGCGGCTCCAACAGCGCCCCTTCGTGGTCGCCCGATGGCCGGCAATTGGTGGCCACGCTCTCGATCTCCGGCAACGCGCAGATCTACGCCATGGAGTCCGACGGTGGCGAGCCCCGCCGGCTGTCCCAGAGCTCCAGCATCGACACCGAGCCGGTGTTCAGCGCCGACGGCCGGACCATCTTCTTCGTCAGCGATCGCGGTGGATCGCCACAGATTTACAAGATGGGCGCGCAGGGCGGCAACCCCCAGCGCGTGACCTTCACAGGCAACTACAACATCTCGCCGTCGCCGAGCCCGGACGGGCGCTGGCTGGCTTTCGTTTCGCGCGTGGGGGGGGCCTTTCGCCTGCACGTGATGGAGCTGGCCAACGGCAATGTGACCGCTGTGACGGACACCAGCGCCGATGAAAGCCCGAGCTTCGCGCCCAACAGCCGCATGATCATCTATGCCACCCGCGACAAAGGCCAGGAAGCGCTCATGACCACCACCGTGGATGGCCGCATCAAGACCCGGCTTGCCGGCGCACGCGGCGACATCCGCGAGCCCGAGTGGGGCCCCTTCACACGCTGA
- the pal gene encoding peptidoglycan-associated lipoprotein Pal: MLKNAKPDAHSSTRNTPRWLTWLTGAVLVVSLAACGSSVKLDDVPVEDRGTSTGAGGQGGQGSGVDPRGVAGVEVPGMDSQQPAGMARVIYFDYDSYEVRADFTATLEANARYLNANRNRKVALEGHTDERGGREYNLALGQKRAEAVRRALTLLGVPETQMEPVSFGEEKPAVPGFDEESFAKNRRVELTYR, translated from the coding sequence ATGTTGAAAAACGCCAAACCCGACGCTCACTCCTCGACCCGCAACACGCCTCGCTGGCTGACTTGGCTCACCGGCGCCGTGCTGGTGGTTTCTCTGGCCGCCTGCGGCTCCAGCGTGAAGCTCGACGACGTGCCGGTGGAAGATCGCGGCACCTCCACCGGCGCGGGTGGCCAGGGCGGGCAGGGCAGTGGTGTGGACCCGCGCGGGGTTGCCGGGGTCGAAGTGCCCGGCATGGACTCCCAGCAGCCAGCGGGGATGGCCCGCGTGATCTATTTCGACTACGACAGCTACGAAGTGCGCGCTGATTTCACCGCCACGCTCGAAGCCAACGCCCGCTACCTCAACGCCAATCGCAATCGCAAAGTGGCGCTCGAAGGCCACACCGACGAACGTGGTGGACGTGAATACAACTTGGCACTGGGTCAGAAACGCGCCGAAGCCGTGCGCCGCGCGCTGACCTTGCTGGGCGTCCCCGAGACGCAGATGGAGCCCGTGAGCTTTGGTGAAGAAAAGCCTGCGGTGCCGGGTTTTGATGAAGAGTCGTTTGCCAAGAACCGTCGCGTTGAACTGACCTACCGCTGA
- the ybgF gene encoding tol-pal system protein YbgF gives MRFSLTSAAAMLTVAGWWPLQAHALFDDDEARKAVIELRQKFEAKSQATDAALAEARESGAAHRRSLLELSNQIEELRGELARLRGQNEQLAREVSELQRQQKDVQVGIDERLRQVEPVRVSLDGLEFTATPEEKRDFDAAMEVLRRSDFVRASQAYAAFMRRYPDSGYTPSALYWLGNAQYANRAYKDAIDSHRRLVTQYPTHLRAPEAMLAMANSQIEMKDSKTARRTLNDLVKQHPRSEAAAAARERLAGLR, from the coding sequence ATGCGTTTTTCCCTGACATCCGCGGCGGCGATGCTGACCGTTGCCGGTTGGTGGCCGCTGCAGGCGCATGCCCTGTTCGATGACGACGAAGCGCGCAAGGCCGTCATCGAACTGCGACAGAAGTTTGAAGCCAAAAGCCAGGCCACCGATGCCGCTCTGGCCGAAGCGCGGGAAAGCGGTGCGGCCCACCGCCGCAGCCTGCTTGAACTCTCCAACCAGATCGAGGAGCTGCGCGGCGAACTGGCCCGGCTGCGCGGGCAGAACGAGCAGCTCGCGCGCGAGGTCTCCGAATTGCAGCGCCAGCAGAAGGATGTTCAGGTCGGGATCGACGAACGCCTGCGTCAGGTGGAACCGGTGCGGGTGTCTCTGGATGGCCTGGAGTTCACGGCGACACCCGAGGAAAAGCGCGATTTTGATGCGGCCATGGAAGTGCTGCGCCGCTCCGACTTTGTGCGGGCGTCGCAGGCTTACGCGGCCTTCATGCGCCGTTATCCGGACAGCGGCTACACCCCGTCGGCACTGTATTGGCTGGGCAACGCGCAGTACGCAAACCGGGCCTACAAAGACGCCATTGACAGCCATCGCCGCTTGGTGACGCAGTACCCCACACACCTGCGTGCGCCCGAAGCCATGCTGGCCATGGCCAACAGCCAGATCGAGATGAAAGACAGCAAGACGGCACGCCGCACGCTGAACGATCTGGTGAAACAGCATCCGCGGTCCGAGGCCGCGGCAGCGGCCCGCGAACGGCTGGCGGGTCTGCGCTGA
- a CDS encoding YeeE/YedE family protein encodes MEIADLHKLQTLVLWAAFAVSAAFGFIAQRTHFCTMGAISDIVNMGAWTRMRMWGMAVGVAMIGFYAMGWLGWIDTSKTIYSTGRIIWLSALVGGALFGFGMVLASGCGSKTLVRIGAGSLKSLVVFFVMGFAAFATLRGVLAVARVNTLDQVAFDITAGGTVPVWVAGALGVKPALAGLLLALLVGGALVLWALTEPEFRTGSNLSGGVGIGLMIVAMWWVSGHLGFVQEHPETLDSVYLATNTGRMESLTFSAPMAYALDWLILFSDTSKVLTLSVISVAGVVVGAFVQALVGRSFRWEGFRGTQDTALHLVGAFCMGVGGVTALGCTVGQGLSGLSTLSLTSMIAVTGIVLGAIAGFRFQMWLIERE; translated from the coding sequence ATGGAAATCGCCGACCTTCACAAACTGCAGACTCTGGTGCTCTGGGCCGCATTCGCGGTGTCCGCGGCGTTTGGGTTCATCGCCCAGCGCACCCACTTCTGCACCATGGGGGCCATCAGCGACATCGTCAACATGGGCGCGTGGACGCGCATGCGCATGTGGGGCATGGCCGTCGGCGTGGCCATGATCGGTTTTTACGCCATGGGCTGGCTGGGCTGGATCGACACCAGCAAAACCATCTATTCGACGGGCCGCATCATCTGGTTGTCGGCGCTGGTGGGTGGTGCGCTGTTCGGTTTCGGCATGGTGCTGGCATCCGGTTGCGGCAGCAAGACTTTGGTGCGCATCGGCGCGGGCAGTCTCAAGTCGCTGGTGGTGTTCTTCGTCATGGGGTTTGCCGCCTTCGCCACATTGCGCGGCGTGTTGGCGGTGGCCCGTGTCAACACGCTGGACCAGGTGGCTTTCGACATCACGGCGGGCGGCACCGTGCCGGTCTGGGTCGCGGGCGCCTTGGGCGTCAAACCCGCGTTGGCGGGGTTGCTGCTGGCTTTGCTGGTCGGCGGCGCCCTGGTGCTGTGGGCGTTGACCGAGCCGGAGTTCCGCACCGGCAGCAATCTGTCCGGTGGCGTGGGCATCGGGCTCATGATTGTGGCCATGTGGTGGGTCAGCGGCCACCTCGGGTTTGTCCAGGAACACCCAGAAACCCTCGATTCGGTCTACCTCGCCACCAACACCGGGCGCATGGAGTCGCTGACATTCAGTGCTCCGATGGCCTACGCGCTGGACTGGCTCATTCTGTTCAGCGACACCTCCAAGGTGCTGACGCTGAGCGTCATCAGTGTGGCCGGGGTGGTGGTGGGTGCTTTTGTGCAAGCGCTGGTGGGGCGCAGTTTCCGCTGGGAAGGTTTTCGCGGCACGCAGGACACGGCGCTGCACCTGGTGGGCGCGTTCTGCATGGGTGTGGGCGGGGTCACGGCGCTGGGTTGCACCGTGGGCCAGGGCCTTTCCGGACTCTCCACCCTCAGCCTGACGAGCATGATCGCTGTCACGGGCATCGTGCTGGGCGCGATCGCCGGTTTTCGCTTCCAGATGTGGTTGATCGAGCGTGAGTGA
- a CDS encoding ThiF family adenylyltransferase: MSIDFERRFGGLRRLYGMEGSQRIFDAHVVVVGIGGVGSWAVEALARSGVRRLTLIDMDHVSESNINRQIHALDATLGQSKVLAMRERIAQFHPACVVDVIDDFVTPENWPQALEALGVEADAGGLGLIDACDQVRAKTALAAWALNQHVPLVTVGAAGGKRQAHAVDMADLADTTHDPLLAQLRYRLRKHHGAARTGRIGVNCVFSRETVAAPDASCQLDAGDGSLNCHGYGSAVSVTATFGLCAAGALMNVLANNAHKIPLGLQKDPKMTL; encoded by the coding sequence ATGAGCATCGATTTCGAGCGCCGCTTTGGGGGCCTGCGCCGGCTCTACGGCATGGAGGGGTCCCAGCGCATCTTCGACGCACATGTGGTGGTGGTCGGCATCGGGGGCGTGGGCTCCTGGGCGGTCGAGGCGCTGGCGCGCAGCGGCGTGCGGCGCCTCACACTGATCGACATGGACCATGTGTCCGAGTCCAACATCAACCGGCAGATTCACGCGCTTGACGCCACCTTGGGTCAATCGAAGGTGCTGGCCATGCGTGAGCGGATCGCCCAGTTCCACCCGGCCTGCGTGGTCGATGTGATCGACGACTTTGTGACCCCGGAAAACTGGCCCCAAGCGCTGGAGGCACTCGGCGTCGAGGCTGACGCGGGCGGCCTGGGCCTCATCGATGCCTGCGACCAGGTGCGGGCCAAGACCGCCCTGGCCGCCTGGGCGCTGAACCAGCATGTGCCCTTGGTGACGGTGGGCGCCGCGGGTGGAAAACGTCAGGCCCACGCGGTGGACATGGCCGATCTGGCCGACACCACCCACGATCCGCTGCTGGCCCAGTTGCGCTACCGCTTGCGCAAACATCACGGCGCGGCCCGGACGGGGCGCATCGGCGTGAATTGCGTGTTCAGCCGAGAGACCGTGGCCGCTCCCGATGCGTCCTGCCAGCTGGATGCGGGGGATGGATCACTCAATTGCCACGGTTACGGCTCGGCCGTGAGCGTGACCGCCACGTTTGGTTTGTGCGCGGCGGGGGCGCTGATGAATGTGCTGGCGAACAACGCACACAAGATTCCATTGGGTCTTCAAAAAGACCCAAAAATGACGCTATAA
- a CDS encoding GlsB/YeaQ/YmgE family stress response membrane protein, with protein sequence MMSLLGTLFIGLIAGFVARALKPGDDGMGWIMTAILGVAGSFLASYLGAALGLYAPGQAAGFIASVIGAVLLLVVYGFVKKK encoded by the coding sequence ATGATGTCCCTGCTTGGAACCCTCTTCATTGGCCTCATCGCAGGCTTTGTCGCACGTGCCCTCAAACCCGGCGACGACGGCATGGGCTGGATCATGACCGCCATCCTGGGCGTGGCCGGATCGTTTCTGGCCAGCTACCTGGGCGCGGCGCTCGGGCTGTATGCGCCGGGACAGGCGGCCGGCTTCATTGCGTCCGTGATCGGCGCGGTACTGCTGCTCGTGGTCTACGGCTTCGTCAAGAAGAAGTGA
- a CDS encoding ABC-F family ATP-binding cassette domain-containing protein has translation MITLKNLVLRRGTKVLLDGASATINPSEKVGLVGRNGAGKSSLFGLLNHTLHEDKGDFYVPAQWRMAQVAQDMPETDMPATQFVIEGDVTLLAARQEVQASEDSGDGERMAHAYMALHDAGEHDAPARAQALILGLGFRTDELERPVNSFSGGWRMRLQLARALMCPSDLLLLDEPTNHLDLDALVWLEAWLKRYEGTMLVISHDREFLDAVTDVTIHIERALLTRYGGNYSKFEDMRAEQMALQATAYSKQQDKVAHLQKFIARFKAKASKAKQAQSRVKALERMEKIGPVLADAEFTFEFSEPQNLPNPMLAMHEVSFGYPPLEDGGEPTVIVRNVSRSVLAGQRIGILGANGQGKSTVVKTIARDLAAISGDIIEGKGLNIGYFAQQELDVLRPADTPLEHMIRLVRDCTAQGRLSGQSTREQDLRSFLGSFNFTGDQVKQAVGSMSGGEKARLVLCMIVWQRPNLLLLDEPTNHLDLATREALSMALNEFEGTVMLVSHDRALLRAVCDEFWLVSRGGIAPFDGDLDDYQRYLLDMAKQSREAQRQEQRDQARGAAPAVATPAPKATAPAPQAPVAAPSSAATRSPEQRRQDAQRRQQLAEQARPLKKELEQNEKRTAALAQERAQLETLLSQPTSPAAMADSGRRLKAVNDEIDTLEGRWLELTEAIDAMNAG, from the coding sequence ATGATCACTCTGAAAAACCTGGTCCTTCGTCGTGGCACGAAGGTCCTGCTCGATGGCGCGTCCGCCACCATCAACCCCAGCGAAAAAGTCGGCCTCGTCGGCCGCAACGGCGCGGGCAAGTCCAGCCTGTTCGGCCTGCTCAACCACACCCTGCACGAAGACAAGGGCGATTTCTACGTGCCTGCGCAGTGGCGCATGGCGCAGGTGGCGCAGGACATGCCCGAGACCGACATGCCGGCCACGCAGTTCGTCATCGAAGGCGACGTGACCCTGCTGGCCGCGCGCCAGGAGGTGCAGGCCTCGGAAGACAGCGGCGATGGCGAGCGCATGGCCCACGCCTACATGGCGCTGCACGACGCGGGTGAACACGATGCGCCGGCGCGCGCGCAGGCCCTGATCCTGGGCCTGGGTTTCCGCACCGACGAGCTGGAACGCCCGGTCAACAGCTTCTCGGGCGGCTGGCGCATGCGCCTGCAGCTCGCTCGCGCGCTCATGTGCCCGAGCGACCTGCTGCTGCTCGACGAACCCACCAACCACCTGGACCTGGACGCCCTGGTCTGGCTGGAAGCCTGGCTCAAGCGCTACGAAGGCACCATGCTCGTGATCAGCCACGATCGCGAGTTTCTCGATGCCGTGACCGACGTCACCATCCACATCGAACGTGCCCTGCTCACGCGATACGGCGGCAACTACAGCAAGTTCGAAGACATGCGCGCCGAGCAGATGGCGCTGCAGGCCACGGCGTATTCCAAGCAGCAGGACAAGGTGGCGCACCTGCAGAAGTTCATCGCCCGCTTCAAGGCCAAGGCCAGCAAGGCCAAACAGGCGCAGAGCCGGGTCAAGGCGCTGGAGCGCATGGAAAAGATCGGCCCGGTGCTGGCCGACGCCGAGTTCACCTTCGAGTTCAGCGAACCGCAGAACCTGCCCAACCCCATGCTGGCGATGCACGAGGTCAGTTTCGGCTACCCGCCGCTGGAAGACGGTGGCGAGCCCACCGTGATCGTGCGCAACGTCAGCCGCTCGGTGCTGGCCGGGCAGCGCATCGGCATCCTGGGCGCCAACGGCCAGGGCAAGTCCACGGTGGTCAAGACCATCGCGCGCGATCTGGCCGCCATCAGTGGCGACATCATCGAAGGCAAGGGCCTGAACATCGGCTACTTCGCGCAGCAGGAACTCGATGTGCTGCGCCCGGCCGACACCCCGCTGGAGCACATGATCCGGCTGGTACGCGACTGCACGGCGCAGGGCCGCCTCAGCGGCCAATCCACCCGCGAGCAGGATCTGCGCAGTTTCCTGGGCAGTTTCAACTTCACCGGCGACCAGGTGAAGCAGGCCGTGGGCAGCATGAGCGGTGGCGAAAAAGCGCGGCTGGTGCTGTGCATGATCGTCTGGCAGCGCCCCAACCTGCTGCTGCTCGACGAGCCCACCAACCACCTGGACCTGGCAACCCGCGAGGCCTTGTCGATGGCGCTCAATGAGTTCGAAGGCACCGTCATGCTGGTCAGCCACGACCGTGCCCTGCTGCGCGCCGTGTGCGACGAGTTCTGGCTGGTCTCTCGCGGTGGCATCGCACCCTTCGACGGCGATCTGGACGACTACCAGCGCTACCTGCTGGACATGGCCAAGCAGTCGCGCGAAGCCCAGCGCCAGGAACAGCGCGACCAGGCGCGAGGCGCTGCCCCCGCCGTGGCGACGCCCGCTCCCAAGGCCACTGCCCCGGCGCCGCAGGCTCCGGTGGCCGCGCCCTCCAGCGCGGCGACCCGCAGCCCCGAGCAACGTCGGCAGGATGCCCAGCGCCGCCAGCAGTTGGCCGAACAGGCCCGCCCCCTGAAGAAGGAGCTGGAACAGAACGAGAAGCGAACCGCGGCACTGGCACAGGAAAGAGCGCAACTGGAGACCCTCCTGAGCCAGCCCACCAGCCCCGCGGCCATGGCCGACTCGGGCCGCCGACTCAAGGCTGTCAACGACGAAATCGACACGCTGGAAGGTCGCTGGCTGGAGCTCACGGAAGCCATTGATGCGATGAACGCGGGTTGA
- the prmB gene encoding 50S ribosomal protein L3 N(5)-glutamine methyltransferase — translation MNLQHTLAEAQRRLAAASLAYGHGTTNAHDEAAWLVLWQLGLPLDSDLDALATLPVTDEAAQAVAALITRRIETRQPAAYLTREAWLQGVPFYVDERAIVPRSFIAELIADGGIDPWLGEHTTRVLDLCTGNGSLAVLAAMAWPEVQVTGADISADALAVARINVDRHRLQDRVTLIESDGLKACPGPYDLVLCNPPYVNAQSMRELPAEYTAEPALALAGGADGMDFVRALLRDLPARLGPHGVLVLEIGNEREHFEAALPQLEAVWLSTSAGDDQVLLLTSESLSALAVQPAPHP, via the coding sequence ATGAACCTGCAACACACCCTGGCCGAGGCGCAGCGCCGCCTCGCCGCCGCCTCGCTGGCCTATGGGCATGGCACCACCAACGCCCACGACGAAGCGGCCTGGCTGGTGCTGTGGCAGTTGGGGCTGCCCCTCGACAGCGACCTCGATGCGCTGGCCACGCTGCCCGTGACCGACGAGGCCGCCCAGGCCGTCGCCGCGTTGATCACCCGCCGCATCGAAACCCGCCAACCCGCTGCCTACCTCACGCGCGAGGCCTGGCTGCAAGGCGTGCCGTTCTATGTGGACGAGCGGGCCATCGTGCCGCGCAGCTTCATCGCCGAGCTGATCGCCGACGGTGGCATCGACCCCTGGCTGGGCGAACACACCACGCGCGTGCTGGACCTGTGCACCGGCAACGGCAGCCTGGCCGTGCTGGCCGCCATGGCCTGGCCCGAGGTGCAGGTCACCGGCGCCGACATCTCTGCCGACGCGCTGGCCGTGGCCCGCATCAACGTGGACCGCCACCGGTTGCAGGACCGCGTCACGCTCATCGAATCCGACGGGCTCAAGGCCTGCCCCGGCCCCTACGACCTGGTGCTGTGCAACCCGCCCTACGTGAACGCGCAGAGCATGCGCGAGCTGCCCGCCGAATACACCGCCGAACCCGCGCTGGCCCTGGCTGGCGGTGCCGACGGCATGGACTTCGTTCGTGCGCTGCTGCGCGACCTGCCCGCGCGGCTGGGTCCGCATGGCGTGCTGGTGCTCGAAATCGGCAACGAACGCGAGCACTTCGAAGCGGCCCTTCCGCAGCTCGAAGCCGTGTGGCTGTCCACCAGTGCCGGCGACGACCAGGTTCTTCTTCTCACCTCCGAATCCCTTTCGGCGCTGGCCGTCCAGCCTGCGCCCCACCCATGA